A region of Paenibacillus sp. JNUCC-31 DNA encodes the following proteins:
- a CDS encoding ABC transporter substrate-binding protein, whose amino-acid sequence MGRFSWGKRSVRAGLGILLCCTVGLSGCTQGASSSITESVQQAASLPKDELVLAVGTEPEGGFDPTTGWGQYGSPLFQSTLLKRDAKLQLVNDLATDHSVSKDGLTWTVKLRDDVKFSDGKLLTAEDVRFTFETAAKSGSVIDLTNMAEVKAQDATTVVFTLKSPQSTFISLLTTLGIVPEHAYGSDYAEHPVGSGPYKLVQWDKGQQAIVEANEQYYGKKSAFHKLTFLYLDEDAAFAAAQAGTVDIAAIPAAFSKQQVNGMKMESVKTVDNRGIMFPMQPAGAQSGDGLPAGNDVTSDISIRKAVNVAIDRNALVEGVLEGHGRPAYSVSDDLPWGNPDSVFADANPDEAKQILAAGGWMDSDGDGFVEKNGVKAEFNLLYFAGDLTRQSLALAAADMVAQAGIKINVEGKSREETKKLAYTNAVLFGWGSHDPLETYNLYSSTHKGEGYYNTGLYNNPTVDSWMQQALQATTEEEALPFWQKAEWDGSTGFSYQGDAPWAWLVNIDHLYLVKNGLNIGEQQIHPHGHGWPVTSNLEEWSWNDDSK is encoded by the coding sequence ATGGGCAGATTTTCATGGGGAAAACGTTCGGTTCGAGCGGGGTTAGGCATTTTGCTTTGTTGTACAGTTGGGTTATCAGGATGTACGCAGGGGGCATCCTCATCGATAACAGAGAGCGTTCAGCAGGCGGCTTCTCTTCCCAAAGACGAACTGGTGCTGGCCGTTGGCACGGAACCTGAAGGTGGATTTGATCCAACTACAGGTTGGGGACAGTACGGTTCGCCACTCTTTCAGAGTACCTTGTTGAAAAGGGATGCCAAGCTTCAACTGGTCAATGATCTGGCGACAGACCACTCCGTCAGTAAGGATGGGCTGACTTGGACTGTCAAACTCCGGGATGATGTCAAGTTCTCCGATGGTAAGCTACTGACGGCCGAAGATGTCAGGTTTACGTTTGAGACGGCTGCGAAGAGCGGGTCGGTCATCGATTTGACCAATATGGCTGAAGTGAAAGCCCAGGATGCAACAACTGTTGTCTTTACATTAAAGTCACCACAGTCCACGTTTATCAGTCTTCTGACTACGCTGGGCATTGTGCCTGAGCACGCCTATGGTTCCGATTATGCGGAGCATCCGGTCGGGTCCGGTCCATACAAGCTGGTACAGTGGGATAAGGGGCAGCAGGCGATCGTTGAGGCTAACGAGCAATATTACGGAAAAAAGTCCGCATTCCATAAACTGACGTTTCTCTATCTTGATGAGGATGCAGCTTTTGCGGCGGCTCAGGCCGGTACAGTCGATATCGCGGCTATCCCGGCGGCGTTCAGCAAGCAGCAGGTGAACGGAATGAAAATGGAATCGGTAAAAACCGTTGATAACCGGGGCATCATGTTCCCGATGCAACCTGCCGGCGCCCAGTCTGGTGACGGGCTACCAGCAGGCAACGATGTTACATCCGACATCTCCATTCGCAAGGCGGTAAATGTTGCAATTGATCGTAATGCTCTGGTGGAAGGTGTACTGGAGGGGCATGGGCGTCCGGCCTACTCGGTCAGTGATGATTTGCCTTGGGGTAATCCGGATTCTGTATTTGCAGATGCGAATCCGGATGAAGCGAAGCAGATTCTGGCGGCTGGCGGCTGGATGGATTCAGATGGCGACGGTTTTGTTGAGAAAAACGGCGTAAAGGCTGAATTCAATCTGCTTTATTTTGCTGGGGATTTAACAAGACAATCTCTGGCACTGGCTGCTGCGGATATGGTAGCCCAGGCAGGGATCAAGATCAATGTGGAGGGCAAGAGTCGCGAAGAGACGAAAAAGCTGGCCTATACCAATGCCGTATTATTTGGCTGGGGAAGCCATGATCCGCTGGAGACTTACAACCTCTACAGTAGTACCCATAAAGGGGAAGGGTATTACAATACAGGGTTGTACAACAACCCAACCGTAGACTCTTGGATGCAACAGGCCCTCCAAGCGACAACGGAAGAAGAGGCACTACCCTTTTGGCAGAAAGCCGAGTGGGATGGATCAACAGGATTCAGTTATCAGGGCGATGCGCCATGGGCATGGCTGGTGAATATTGATCATCTGTATCTGGTGAAAAATGGTCTGAATATCGGTGAGCAGCAAATCCATCCACATGGTCACGGGTGGCCAGTGACATCCAATCTGGAGGAATGGTCCTGGAATGACGATTCGAAATAA
- a CDS encoding ABC transporter permease has product MTDGVRWARFVGFKMLRLVSLLVGVSVVSFILMQFSPVDPVEAYIGGDMIRVSAEQRTLIEERWGLNDSPVERLLTWGQALIQGDLGTSMIYRQPVADIIQERFMNSVALMAVAWLLSGLIGFGLGVVAAMRRDSRVDRLICWYCYTLASTPVFWMALLLLMVFGVWLGWLPVGLGVPAGMTADQVTWGDRTKHMILPALTLSLTGVAAIALHTRQKLVDVLDSDYILFARARGERGVQLFRRHGFRHVVLPALTLQFASFSELFGGAVLAEQVFSYPGLGQATVQAGLRGDVPLLLGLVLCSAVFVFTGNMIADILYRIIDPRIKEEEIG; this is encoded by the coding sequence ATGACAGACGGAGTGAGATGGGCCAGATTTGTCGGATTTAAAATGTTGCGGCTTGTATCTTTACTGGTGGGAGTCAGCGTGGTGTCTTTTATACTGATGCAGTTCTCTCCTGTGGACCCGGTCGAGGCCTACATTGGTGGAGACATGATCAGGGTGAGCGCGGAGCAGCGTACGCTTATTGAGGAACGTTGGGGACTCAATGATTCACCTGTAGAGCGACTACTTACGTGGGGCCAGGCGCTGATTCAGGGTGATCTGGGAACCTCGATGATCTACAGGCAGCCGGTTGCAGATATCATCCAGGAACGATTCATGAATTCTGTTGCTCTTATGGCGGTGGCATGGCTGTTATCCGGTCTGATCGGATTCGGTCTGGGGGTTGTTGCTGCCATGAGGCGGGATTCGCGGGTGGATCGTCTGATCTGTTGGTACTGTTACACTCTGGCTTCCACACCGGTATTCTGGATGGCCTTGTTACTGCTCATGGTATTCGGTGTGTGGCTTGGGTGGCTCCCGGTTGGACTTGGTGTGCCTGCGGGCATGACGGCAGATCAAGTGACATGGGGGGATCGGACGAAGCACATGATATTGCCTGCGTTGACTTTGAGTTTGACGGGCGTGGCCGCGATCGCCCTGCATACCCGGCAGAAGCTGGTGGATGTGCTGGACTCGGACTATATTCTTTTTGCAAGGGCACGAGGTGAGCGAGGTGTTCAATTGTTTCGTCGCCATGGGTTCAGGCATGTTGTACTGCCAGCTTTGACGCTGCAATTTGCTTCATTTAGTGAATTGTTCGGTGGGGCCGTGCTCGCGGAGCAGGTGTTTTCCTATCCCGGGCTGGGGCAGGCAACGGTTCAGGCCGGATTGCGCGGTGATGTGCCGCTGCTGTTGGGGCTTGTGCTGTGTAGTGCCGTATTTGTGTTTACAGGCAATATGATTGCCGACATTCTTTATCGTATTATTGATCCGCGCATCAAGGAGGAGGAGATAGGATGA